The Chloroflexota bacterium nucleotide sequence TTCCATTGAGGCATATGTTGGCTGTATCTCAGGGGCGATGTTGCGGGACGGTTACCTGGAGGCCATGAGAAAAGCAGGACTCAAGGGCGTGAGAGTGGTTGAGCAGACATCATTCCCCGTTGAACTCATGGCCAACGATGAGACGGCGAAGGCGCTTATGAATGACCTGCAGTTGACCACCGAGACACTGCAAGACCTGGCAAGCTCCGTAGTGAGCGTGAAGGTCGAGGCCATCAAACCGAAGAGGCAGGCCAAGCGAGCAGGCAAGGACAAGCGTTGACCCGTCCGTCGGTGACGTTGTGAAAGGCTAAGGAATGAGAAGGATATACCTTGATTATGCTGCCACCACGCCCACGCACCCCGATGTCTCGAAGGCGATGCGCCCCTACCTGAGGGACTTCTTTGGCAACCCCTCCAGCATGCATTCCATAGGACAGGAGGCCAGGGTCGCCGTAGAGGAGTCACGAGACAAAGTGGCTTCCATGATCGGTGCCAGCAGCGAGGAGATCGTTTTCACCGGTGGTGGGACAGAGGCAGACAATTTCGCCCTGAAGGGAATGGCCTATGCCAATGACAGCAAGAAGAATCACATCATTACCAGCTCCATTGAGCACCACGCGGTTCTGGAAACGTGCAAGTTCCTGGAACGGCTGGGGTTCAGTGTTACCTACCTCCCAGTGGATGGTTATGGCTTGGTTGACCCCGATGATGTAAAGAGAGCCATCACCGAGAAAACCCTCCTTATATCGGTGATGCACGCCAACAATGAAGTAGGCACGGTAGAGCCTATTGCTGAAATTGGCAAGATTGCCAGGGAAGCCGGCATCAGTTTTCATACCGACGCGGTGCAGACGGCGGGGCACATACCGGTGAAAGTGGACGATCTGGGCGTAGATATGCTGGCAATGTCAGCCCACAAACTTGGTGGTCCAAAAGGTGTTGGAGCACTTTACGTGAGGAAGGGAACGAGAATAGTCTCCTTCGTGCATGGCGGCGAGCAGGAAAAAGGACGCCGGGCCAGCACTGAGAATGTCCCCGGAATTGTGGGCTTCAGCAAAGCGGCGGAGATGGCACAACGAGAGTCGGGAAAAGAAGCGAAACGCCTGACTGTTCTCCGCGACAAACTGACAAACGGCCTTATGGGGCGAATTGAGCATGTTCACCTCAATGGTCATCCCACGCGAAGGCTGCTCAACAATGTCAACATGAGTGTTGATGGTGTGGAAGGTGAGCACATGCTTCTGAACCTCAACGCGCGAGGGATCTGCGTCTCTACCGGGTCCGCCTGCAGTTCCAGCAGCTCGAAACCATCCCATGTGCTGTTGGCACTGGGGCTCTCCCACGAGCAAGCCCGCGGCTCGATAAGGCTTAGCCTGGGACGGGAGACCGCTGAGAGAGACATCGATCGTGTCCTGGCTGTATTGCCTGATGTTGTCAACGAGTTGCGTGCAATGGCGCCATCAGGAAAGGGCATCATGGCGGAAGGGACGGTGGCCGGTAACGTTTTGAGGAATGCCCTCCTCAGATACGAGACAGAGAACCATACGCAGATGCTGTGTAGGTTTAGCCATCTAAGGTGCCTAACCTGTCCAGCCTCTGGTGTGGGCAAAGGCTGTCTGCTGGCCAAGTGGCAGCTAGCCAAGCGGAGGACTAGGGCATAGGAAGAATAAGGGCAGGGAGCACTTGGCCGCCTTACAGAACTCTAACCATATTCTCAGTGTGTTAACGCAAAGGTCTTCTCAAAAGCCCTGGTTTTACCTTTTATCCTGAATGGTGAACCGTGCGTGTCAATAGATAGAACTGGGAACGTGGTCTTCAAGGCAGTGTTCGCGTTTCGCTGAGCAAGATGACCTCCGTTCCACTATCTGGCTGTGCCCCGTTGAACAAAACAAGCTTTGGTTACCTACTGAACATTCCAAGCCATTGTGTGACGCAACGATCTGTACAAAAGTGAGTGTGAAGTCGAAGTCAAGATTGACTGGCAGTCGGTCCACAATTAGTTGCGCGACAATACGGCCTTCTCCAGTTCCGACGGGGTGCTAGTTGGGAGGCGTCTCAGGCATTTTCCCGAACATCAGTATGACGCCGCAGTTCGGGCAGACTACAGCCTCGCCCCGTTTCAGCTCGCGCTCTGGTCCTTTTGGCAAAGCCGTGAAGCATTTGCCGCAGGTTGGGCTGGCAACTCTGAGCATTGGGGGAATGCGTTCGGTCTGCAAGTACTCAACGCACTTCTGCCATACCGGATGTCCCTTGAATCTGGACTCTGCCTCCTTCAACAGCGATTCTGCAGAGGGGTCTCTCAAAGTCTTGGCTTCGATGAGCTTCAGTAACACTCCCCACTTGTAGTCTTGCCTCCGCAACAGTTGCTCATCGGCCAGACCCATCAAACGATAGACCGGCCTTAGGCGGGCTTCAAGAGCGGTTGATACGTCGCCTTCACCTTCAACCCTCAGTACCATTGCCGCACGTATGGGGGAAACCCCGAGCCACTGTCCAGCAATCTGTCGATAATTGGCAGGAATCAATCGGCCCATGTACCTTCGCAGCAACTTCTGCTCGTGATCACCTATCGTACCTTCAGCAGAAGCGCCTATTGCCAGCATAAGCGGACCAGCGATTGCCGCCTGTTTGCAGATGTCGATCCCGTATCTGCTATCGGCCAACGCCTTGAGGAGGTACAACATCGCTTGCGTGAACTGCTCAGAATCCTCTCGCTCACGGCGGACTATCTTCCACCAGAGGAGCACTGCCACCTCAAACGTTACCTGGAGGCACGGCTCAATTCGTTCCCTAGGTATGACATCCCACTCATGCCTGTCGATCCCAGCCAAATACCGGAGATGGTATATCAATCGGTCTGAGATGCGGCGGATTGCCCGCTCTTGGCGGGAAGCATGTTCTAACACAGTCTCTACGTCGCTCTCGCGGTCAGTTGGCGGGGGGCCCGTGATTCTCGCTATGAGTCCACGAATGGTGGCGATTGGGTCCGTGAGATGATCCCCAAGAATTAGGGACGTCGCTCGGCGCACAATCTCCTCGGGATTAGGAGAGAATTCGAAAATCCCTATGGCCTCATCGACTTCCTCTTTCTTGAGTTTACGGCCCGGGCTGGCTGTTGCTTCACCCGATTCTGTAACTGGCATTCTCAACATACGCACAAGTTGAAAGATCTCAAACTCGATTCCCAAGGCTTGTTGCACGGGATCTCTGGACTCTATGTAGGAACGACGCCGCGCTACATTGATACCTGATGCATGTAAAGCCAGTTCCTCGGGGAAGACAACCCATGCTTTGGCGAATACCTTCTTGTCACCCAGATCACCTGTAAGGACAACAATGTGAGGTGGTTCGTGTTCGAGTACCACCTTCGAAGGGGACTCCCCCAATTCGAATTCATTCTCACCAACGATCACCCGTGGTGTAACTAGCCTGCCGTCACACTCCCATGCAACCGAAAGCACCTGGTTCTCGTAGGTCGCGCTGAGATACGCAACGCCGCTGCTCTGGGTCATGTCAGCCTCGTCCCAGCGCCTGCCGGTTCCAGGGAACTTGGCAGCGTCTTCCACTAGTCGGAACTCTACTTGGTCATCTTGAAGTGGTCCCGTCGGGAAGGCTATCAGGAACTCCGAATTGCCTCCTTCAGAAACTCCTTTGACAAGCCCTGAGCGTGTGCAGTTGGCCGAACCGATAGCCAACCAGCGCAGGTCCTTGGATTCGAATTCGTACGCTTTGCCATGGAGCCGACTGGGCTCGACCAAGGTGCGCGGTGTCAGGCCAGGAACGGCCTCAAGAGCATCTTTGAGCGGCGTGTCTGCCCCATCAAAAGGCAAGTCAAGCATTACCTCCTTGGCTGAAAGCGAGGCTGCGAGTTCGCCCAATGCGCTCGCATCCAGAAATGGAGTCACCACGCGGATATAGTGGGCATCGCCAACAATCAGACTGAGTTGATGAAGCAGGCTTTCATGTCCAGACCACAAGAAATGGACACTCTGTTGGGTGCTCGCACCAATGGGCTCGGGAACGAGGCTCCATATGTGGGACAACTGCTCTGAACCTCTGACAAGTGCTGAAACGGCGCTGTGGGCTGTCTTGAGAGCAGGTACTTGATCCGGATAGCCAGAATCCAGCCAAGCCGTGGTTTCCAGTTGATCGTTGAAACCGGACCTGGTGAGGTTGTGCGAGCCGCAGAAGACCAAATCTCGGTCTCCATGCAGCCAAAGGAGCTTCCCGTGTTGCAGAGTCCTCAGCGAAGGAGAATAGCCCAGTACGTAGCTCCTGCCGCACTGTTCAAGTTGCCATGGATCTGACATAGAGGCCTGGTAGGCTCGCCGGTCCGCCAGTATCCCTATGTGGGATACACCAACGCGTCTTAGCTTGGGCAGGACGAGCCGTTCGAAGAACTGCAGGTTGAGAGTGTAGGTCAGGAAGAAAGCCACCCGGAAACCATACATTCGGTTCTCGGATGTCGCCAGGCGGTCAATTTCCTCCAGCAGGTTCACGCCCATGATCTGTATACCTCTGCGCAGCGTCTGCGTGTAGCCTGACCATATTCTGTGAGCCGCCATGAGCCATTATTGTCTACGCTGGCCATGCGAAGTTGGCGCAGCCAGCCTAGGGCTATATCCAATCTGCTGAACCCGCTGGATGGTCTGGGATTCCAGATGTCTCTCCCCGGAGGCACGTGCCAGCGCCCGTCTTCGTATTCGACATGCTGTGTGTCTGGATTGCCTTGGGCCATCTTGCGCAGAACTATGCGAGTATGCTGCACCAGAGCTTCACAGGCGGTCTCTGACCAGTACTCTGCTGCCAGCGTGTTGCTGAGTATACCCTTGGCAATTCTTTCCCGCTGTGATCTGAAAGGGATGTCGCCCTCGGAGTCGACCACAGAGTGCACCTTGAGACCAGACCGATCCAAGTCCTCACCGCTCGCGTATGCGCCGCAGATCATCAGCAACACGCAGCTCCTCTGCGTCTCAGCCTCAAAACTCTCAGCGATCCAATTCTCTGAGCCGCAGTTGGCCCTGGCTTCGGCAGCCAAGGCCGCGAGGTCGTCGCGGCCGCATTCCTCTTGGCACTGTTCTCTGACGGATTCGGCCAGATCAACATGGCTGAGGCCGTCGACTGTCGACCGGACGATGTCAAATGACTGATTGAACGCCAAGGTCCAGCCTAGTTCAATGAGAGAGCGGGCGGCCACCCACCGCCACAGAAATAGGGTGTCTCGGAGGGTTTGACCAAGTGGCACCCCCAGTAGATCAGGCTCTAGTAGCCTACCCATGAGGTAGTGAGTGGTTAGTCTTCGTCCGGGGCTATGCTCAATCACTTCTAGCAGCAGTCGCCACGAGGCAACACGCGCTCCGTAATAGTTCCAGGTATCGCCGTCGAAGTTCGGCTCCTCTGCAGGGTTACGCAGCCCGAATAGCAGGTCTACCAACAAGGTTTGCTCTTCCGATGCGTCCGGTACCCTGCATAGACAGAAAGCGCTGCTGATAGAGTCAACGTCATCGCGGCGTACGCTTTCTGGTAGCGAGCCTGCCCTGATCTGATCGCCAAGCCAACCGCCGGCTGAAGCATCCCATGCCTGTCCAAGCGGGATAGCGCCTTCAAACAGTGGATCATCTGGCTTGCTCAAGTCGAACAGTCCCAAGTCTTTCAGAGTGCCTCGGTAGATGTTGTAGGGCGGGTTGCTTAACCCAGTATCGAGCATCAAGTATTCCCGAGACGTTTCAGAATCAGCGAAAGTCCTGCCCACTACGCCGCGGGGGACCTCGCTTGAAATATCGTGGTGACGAACACAGGAAAGGGCAATCAAGGCTTCAAGTCGCCGAAGGAGCTTTCTGTAGTCTATTATCCTGAGCCCGCGCTGGCTGGCTTCGTGACGCCAGTACTGAGCGGCAGCGAACAGAGAGACATAGCGGACGTTGGGTGTGACGGTTGACATGCCAGAGAGGAGTGATGACTGTAGCGAAGTGCCAGCCCCCTGTACGCCGGATGGGTCGGCTCTCTGACCGGCAACGGGAAGTCTCTTTGTCCAGCCGTGCTCAGGGATACTCGTCATTTTGGCAGTGAAGTGATTCCCATTATCTTCCCCAGTCTACAACGGAAAGAGCAGGTTTTCAATTCAGTCTACAGTCAGCTTCATGGATGAGCATCCTTGATAGCAAAAGTTGTAGTGACTTCACGAAACGTCGTTTCGTGCAGCCTTTCCAAAGGGTTTGACAGAAAACCCAAGACCAGTACAACGCTGAATGTGAACTAATCGTGCGGGCACATTGAAGAGCGGTCTTTGGATTTCTCCAGTGTTGCTGAAGATAGTGACAGTCACCAGTTCTGGCAGATTCTGAGTCACCAGAAGGCCATCTAATTATTGCCTCTTCACTGCCGTGATGCCACACTTCTGGGCAGGAGCATCCAATGGCAGGCGGATGGCACAGCCATTGTGTCTAGAACACCAAGCCTTGGTACAGGGAGCTGCAGTCTTGTGCCCAACTAGACCAGAGAATGCCCTACAACTTCGCCATTCAGTGAGACACAGAAGACAGGATTTGATGATCTCAAGTGCTTGAAGACTGCTTCAACTTCATTGCTTTTCATTCTTGATGCGTTACCATCAAGAATAATGAATGCGTTGACGTAGATCCTCCCGCTCGTATGAGACTTCTCTAGAACTGCTACTCTTGGCGGTATATCGTCTACAATGATCTTCTCTAGTTTGGCACCAACAGGCTTGCCGGTGTGTGTGTCCTCGCTGTCTCGTCCCCACTCCTGAATCAAGTCGCAGTATGCTAGCATAAACGAGACTGGGAAGATGCCAAAACGTATTTCACCGATGTGGCTCAACATGTCCTTGTGTGATGCAATGGCGAGACACGAAGCCAGCATGGTCCGGTTCAAGTTGGAGAAGTATCTGTCCGCTAGTATCAGCGCCCCTAACACACCATGGTCTCTTTTCTCGCGAAGCAAGTGTAGCAACTCGAGTCGGAACCTGGGATTCGGAATCCAGTTGTCTGCATTGGCTTGCCCTGCCATATTCTTGTAGAACTCGGTGATCCTGTCGACGCAGTCCAAATAGGAGTGACCCCGGTCGAACAGTACGCGCTCTATGTTTATCGAGTCAACTATGCTCTCGGATGTCTTGATCAACCTCCTGATCAGGTTATCGAGGGACTCCCGCAACAGTTGTATCGGATAGGCGATATCGTGAAACGTCGAAGTAACTAGCCACGCAGTCTCGAAATCTTGTTTCGCTTTGTCTCCAGGTTCAGCTTCGGTCGAGAAAGCCTCCGCGAGAAGGTTGAGACCTTGGGGATATTGACAGAGTCTATCCAGGACATAGCTCCCGGCGAGGAATACTTGATAGGAGTGAATGAAATGGTCTCGATAGTCAGGCATTCCTCTCTTCAGAAGGTAATCCTCGAAGATCTTGAAATCGCCAAAGGGTGGGTCGGTGCTCGTTCGGAGCGAGCTATTCGCCCCCCACATTCCTCTGATAGAGGAGAGTACAAGCAACCCCATATCCTGCGAAGTCGTTTCGGCATCTGAGAAGAAGCGGGCAGTAAGTCCCTTGTAGCCGACCGACGAGAGCTTACTGCACTCCTTCAGGAGGAAGGGTGAGAAGGTTCGCTCGATTTCTGATCGACGTCTCTCCCTCGCCGTCTGCTGGAGGCGGGTCCGATCGATAGCCGGTGAGAGCCGGGCTGCAAAGGCTACCATGAGTTTCTCATCAAGCGTCGTGAATGGGTCCTCCCATTTCATCTTGGGCACTCTAACAACTCCAACCACCTCTTTCTGCCGTAGAGGCTTGCCAGAGCTTTCCAGTGAGAATACGGGTACGGCCAGAAATCTGTCGCAAGTTTGGTGCTCCTTACCGACCTCGCAGTCATTCGTTCTGCCGGACCAACTTGGTCTGTCATCGTCGTAGCGTTCGGCTAGAAGTTCGCTCTTGTCGTTGAACCTCAAGGGCTTCTTGCTCTCCGCAACCCAACCTGTATACCCCTCGCTGATTGAGTAGGGAGGAGCTTTTGAGAGATCTCCGCCGTATTTCTCTTTTAGCCAGCCGGACGTTGCAGCAAGTCCGAGTTCCTTGCCTCGTACAATGAACAGAGAGCATCCTTTTGCTCCGACTAGCTTTGGTACCTGATTAACGACCATATCGAATAACTCGGATTCCGTGAGCCCCGTACTCGTTGAGAGTCTCTCCAGGATTGCCATGTACCGAGCAGTGTTGATGGCCTTCGACAGCTGTGGTGCAAATGACAGGAATAGCTTCTTCTGTACCCCATTGAATGGGGTACTGCCTTCGGCCTTCGATATTCTCAGTACACCCACAACACTCTCGAGGTCTCTGGATAGGAGAGGTGCCAAGAGCACTGGCCCACCAATCTTGCGGCCAAGGTGAACTTCGCTGTACTTGCCGGGACCGGGAGCGCGGTTCAAAGCCGGTATGCCTGTCAGCGGGTGTGCAATGCCGTCTATCAGCAAGTTCTGTTTGTTTCTGATAACCCACTCCGTCAGGCTTGTCGATGCCTGACGTGACGGAGCAGTCCTTGTGATCGAGTAGAAGGCTTCTCTTGGATGCGAGATTGGATGGTTGTGTCGACCTACCAACCCTGTTGTTGCTGCACATGAGTAGACATCCGTTTCGTGACTGCTCTTTTCCTCATCGAGCAAGAAGATGGAACAGCCTACGCCGCCAATTACTCTGCCAAGCTTGCGTGTCACTTGACTGCACAGCTCCTGCAAATCAAACGCCACGCGGCCAACATCTATCAATGTGGCCCATGAGAATGCGTTCTCCATAGCTGTGCTCATGCTGTCCAGATACTGCGTGAGACGCACCATATCGTCGTCGCAAAATGGTTCTTTCTTTTTGCTTCGCACAACCCTTATCACCCCAAAGACCTGGCCTCTGCCCCCCTCGCTTCGCAGCGGAATTGCCATGAACGCCCCAAGTTCATCCCCTGCAATCTCGAAGTGGGTCTCACTTAGCTCAGTGGGTGGTGCGTTTTCAGCATCTGTGTGGCCATAGGTTGCTATTCTGTCGTCGTGAATGGGATCATTTACCAGCAAGGGGATCTGTGAAAGTATTGCAAAGGCAGTGAGCCCGATGTTCTTGACATCGCCTTTGTCAAATCTCTCAGCCAATCGGCTCACATCTATGTGAAAGTTGCCCAGTGCTCTAGTCAACGCGGTACTTTCGATGAGGAAGTACTTCTCACTCTCCTCGTCTTTTAGGAAGATTGACGTTCCATCACCCTTCACCAGGTTGTTTGAGTCCCTAGCGACATCGGACAGCAGGTTAACGATGTCAACCGAATCTGAAGTAACTTGAGTCGTCTCACCCATCGTGTGAATCTGCCATCCTCTAGAGATCAGGGAGGCGCAACCCCATGCCTCCGATATCCGATACGAGACTATACATGATTTGCATCAGCCAATATTACCTTGGGCGTAGCTTATGCGTCAATGATTGCACTTTGGCCCCGTCGGTGGGTAATCAAGCTCATGCCGAGTGTCGAGAACATGTTGCTGTCTCTCGACAGTGAGCCATTGACTGAGAACAGCATGAAGTTGGCATGGGCCAGAATCGCTCGAAGATCATGAGTCAGGAGTTGTGTCTGGCTGAGACAGCCTCCGCGAACCGCCCCTACAGAGAATGTGCTTGTTGATGCCCCGCCGTTTGAGAAGACGCGTCAGAGGGTTGTCTCCCAAAGGGCCCTGCGGGCTAGCCGCCCTTGGCCTTCCCAGATTCAGGCTTCGCCTTCTTCTTCTCTTCCTCCACCAGCACCCGGCGCAGCACCTTGCCTATGGGAGATTTAGGAAGTTCCTGTCTGAACTCCACCAGCTTGGGTACCTTGAACTTGGCCAGCTTTGTCCGGCAGTACTCAGTGATCTCCTCCGGGGTTGCCGTCTGCCCTTCCTTGAGAACAATGGCCACCTTCACCGTCTCACCGCGGTAGGCATCAGGGACACCGTAGCAGACGGCTTCCTTGATCTTCTCGTGCTCATAGAGCACCTCCTCAACCTCGCGAGGATAGATGTTGTAGCCGCCGGCGATGATCATCTCCTTCTTGCGATCCACGACAAAGAAATAGACGTCCGCATCCACCCTGGCCAGATCACCGGTGTATAGCCAGCCGTTGCGCAGCACCGTGGCAGTCTCCTCGGGCCGGTTCCAGTAGTTTTTCATCACCTGGGGCGCCTTAATTGTCAACTCGCCAACCTCACCCATTGGCATTTCCTTCTCTCCTGTCTCGATATCCATTATCCGGGACTCGACATCAGGGAAGGGGACCCCGATGCTCCCCATCTTGCGCAGCCCGAGTATGGGGGTACAGTGGGTGACCACGGCAGACTCGGTGAGGCCAAAGCCCTCCACCAGCTTGCCCCCCGTGAGTTCCTCAAACTTCTGCTGCACCTCGACAGGGAGCGGCGCAGCACCGCTGACACAGGCCTTGATAGAACGCAGATTGTACTTCTTCACCTGCGGGAAATTGTTGATGGCCACATACATAGTAGGTACACCAGGGAAGAAGAACGGCTTATATTTGTTGATGGCCTTCAGCACCTGCTTGGTTATAAAGCGGGGCAACAAAACCATTGTATAGCCGGTGAGGACAGCGAAATGCATCACCGTAACCAACCCATATACATGGAAAAGGGGCATTACCCCCATTATCATTCCCTCACCATCCTTGACGCCAACGGGTGCGGCCCAAGCCCTCATCTGGCAGGTATTGGCCAGGGGACCGCGGTGGGTTATTACCGCACCTTTGCTGACACCGGTGGTTCCACCAGTGTACTGGAACATGGCCACATCGTTTTGATCTACGGCCACAGAGGGCGGCGTGGGCGGGAATTTCTCCAGTAGATCGCGGAAGGCCATGGTGGCACCAGCTTCTCTGATATCGGCGCGGTGTCCCTCTTTGCGCTCTCGTAAGAGAGTAAACAGCAGTCGGCTGACAGGCGGCAGGTACTCCTTGATATTGGTTACCACCACATTCCGCAGGCCGGTCCGCTCTCTTAATCCGGCCACAGTTTTATAGAAAAGGCTGAGCAGGATAATCACCTTCGCGCCGCAGTCGTTAAGCTGGTGCTCTATCTCCCGCCCTGCGTACAGGGGATTGAAGGCCACTACTATTCCCCCTGCCTTGAGGACAGCGTAATAGCTGATGACGAACTGGGGGCAATTGGGCATGAGCAAGGCTACCCTGTCCCCTTTCTTCACCCCAAGGTCGAT carries:
- a CDS encoding long-chain fatty acid--CoA ligase, with product MEKVWLKHYDAGVPATIDYPKITFPQMLEETARRFPEKTAIIFPGALGDSGKMSYKELNEQVNRLANALIDLGVKKGDRVALLMPNCPQFVISYYAVLKAGGIVVAFNPLYAGREIEHQLNDCGAKVIILLSLFYKTVAGLRERTGLRNVVVTNIKEYLPPVSRLLFTLLRERKEGHRADIREAGATMAFRDLLEKFPPTPPSVAVDQNDVAMFQYTGGTTGVSKGAVITHRGPLANTCQMRAWAAPVGVKDGEGMIMGVMPLFHVYGLVTVMHFAVLTGYTMVLLPRFITKQVLKAINKYKPFFFPGVPTMYVAINNFPQVKKYNLRSIKACVSGAAPLPVEVQQKFEELTGGKLVEGFGLTESAVVTHCTPILGLRKMGSIGVPFPDVESRIMDIETGEKEMPMGEVGELTIKAPQVMKNYWNRPEETATVLRNGWLYTGDLARVDADVYFFVVDRKKEMIIAGGYNIYPREVEEVLYEHEKIKEAVCYGVPDAYRGETVKVAIVLKEGQTATPEEITEYCRTKLAKFKVPKLVEFRQELPKSPIGKVLRRVLVEEEKKKAKPESGKAKGG
- a CDS encoding GAF domain-containing protein, with translation MGETTQVTSDSVDIVNLLSDVARDSNNLVKGDGTSIFLKDEESEKYFLIESTALTRALGNFHIDVSRLAERFDKGDVKNIGLTAFAILSQIPLLVNDPIHDDRIATYGHTDAENAPPTELSETHFEIAGDELGAFMAIPLRSEGGRGQVFGVIRVVRSKKKEPFCDDDMVRLTQYLDSMSTAMENAFSWATLIDVGRVAFDLQELCSQVTRKLGRVIGGVGCSIFLLDEEKSSHETDVYSCAATTGLVGRHNHPISHPREAFYSITRTAPSRQASTSLTEWVIRNKQNLLIDGIAHPLTGIPALNRAPGPGKYSEVHLGRKIGGPVLLAPLLSRDLESVVGVLRISKAEGSTPFNGVQKKLFLSFAPQLSKAINTARYMAILERLSTSTGLTESELFDMVVNQVPKLVGAKGCSLFIVRGKELGLAATSGWLKEKYGGDLSKAPPYSISEGYTGWVAESKKPLRFNDKSELLAERYDDDRPSWSGRTNDCEVGKEHQTCDRFLAVPVFSLESSGKPLRQKEVVGVVRVPKMKWEDPFTTLDEKLMVAFAARLSPAIDRTRLQQTARERRRSEIERTFSPFLLKECSKLSSVGYKGLTARFFSDAETTSQDMGLLVLSSIRGMWGANSSLRTSTDPPFGDFKIFEDYLLKRGMPDYRDHFIHSYQVFLAGSYVLDRLCQYPQGLNLLAEAFSTEAEPGDKAKQDFETAWLVTSTFHDIAYPIQLLRESLDNLIRRLIKTSESIVDSINIERVLFDRGHSYLDCVDRITEFYKNMAGQANADNWIPNPRFRLELLHLLREKRDHGVLGALILADRYFSNLNRTMLASCLAIASHKDMLSHIGEIRFGIFPVSFMLAYCDLIQEWGRDSEDTHTGKPVGAKLEKIIVDDIPPRVAVLEKSHTSGRIYVNAFIILDGNASRMKSNEVEAVFKHLRSSNPVFCVSLNGEVVGHSLV
- the nifS gene encoding cysteine desulfurase NifS, producing MRRIYLDYAATTPTHPDVSKAMRPYLRDFFGNPSSMHSIGQEARVAVEESRDKVASMIGASSEEIVFTGGGTEADNFALKGMAYANDSKKNHIITSSIEHHAVLETCKFLERLGFSVTYLPVDGYGLVDPDDVKRAITEKTLLISVMHANNEVGTVEPIAEIGKIAREAGISFHTDAVQTAGHIPVKVDDLGVDMLAMSAHKLGGPKGVGALYVRKGTRIVSFVHGGEQEKGRRASTENVPGIVGFSKAAEMAQRESGKEAKRLTVLRDKLTNGLMGRIEHVHLNGHPTRRLLNNVNMSVDGVEGEHMLLNLNARGICVSTGSACSSSSSKPSHVLLALGLSHEQARGSIRLSLGRETAERDIDRVLAVLPDVVNELRAMAPSGKGIMAEGTVAGNVLRNALLRYETENHTQMLCRFSHLRCLTCPASGVGKGCLLAKWQLAKRRTRA